CGCCGGTCGGCTCGAAGTTTGCCGAGCGCTTCAAGCAGAAGTTCGGCGTCGACGTGCTCTCGTATGCGCCGTTCGGCTATGACGCCGCGTGGGCCGCGATCAAGGCGATGCAGGCCGCGAAGTCGACCAAGCCCGACGATTATCGGCCGAAACTGCAAAGCATCAGTTTCGACGGCATCACGGGCCACATCGCATTCAATGCCGACGGCTCGCTGAAGAACGGCTCGTCCACGATGTACAAAGTCAAGAACGGGCAGTTCGTGACGGTCGTGACGAAAGGCGGCGGCGCCTGATCGCCCTCGCGGGCGCTCTCGCCCGTGGGATCGATCGGGCCGTGCGGCGCGGCGCCTTCGGGCGCCGCGCTTTTTCGCAATTTGTTTTGGAGTCCTAATGGTTTCGAAGATCGTGGTCGTGGGCGGCGGCGTCATCGGCAGCGCCGTGGCGTATTTTCTGCGCAGCGCGGACCCGAGCGTGGAAGTCACCGTGCTCGAACGCGACCCAACCTACGCTCGTGCATCCTCGGCGCTGTCGGCGGCCTCGATCCGCCAGCAGTTTTCGACGCCGCTATCGGTGCAAATGTCGCTCTACGGCATCGAGTTTCTGCGCTCGATCGGCGAGCGGCTGGCCGTCGCCGGCGAGGCTCCGTCGATCGATCTGCACGAGGGCGGCTACCTCTTTCTCGCGACGCCGGCCGGCGAAACGATCCTGCGCGAAAATCACGCGCTGCAAACGTCGCTCGGCGCGCAGATTCGCTACTTGCCGCACGACGAACTGCGAGCGACCTTCCCTTGGCTGAACACCGAGGATCTCGTCGCCGGCACGTACGGCGTGTCGGGCGAAGGTTGGTTCGACGGCTATGGGCTCGTGCAGGCGCTGCGCAAAAAGGCGCAATCGCTGGGCGCCCGGTATGTGGCGACGGAGGCGACGGGCGTGCGGCGCCAAGGCCGGCGCGTACGGCAAGTGCTGACTGCCGCTGGCGACGCGCTCGACTGCGACGTGATGGTCAACGCGACGGGGCCGTGGGCGCGTCGCGTCGCGCAGATGCTCGAGGTCGAG
The sequence above is a segment of the Trinickia acidisoli genome. Coding sequences within it:
- a CDS encoding NAD(P)/FAD-dependent oxidoreductase, with translation MVSKIVVVGGGVIGSAVAYFLRSADPSVEVTVLERDPTYARASSALSAASIRQQFSTPLSVQMSLYGIEFLRSIGERLAVAGEAPSIDLHEGGYLFLATPAGETILRENHALQTSLGAQIRYLPHDELRATFPWLNTEDLVAGTYGVSGEGWFDGYGLVQALRKKAQSLGARYVATEATGVRRQGRRVRQVLTAAGDALDCDVMVNATGPWARRVAQMLEVELPVYARRRSVFNVSSPAKLERCPLLIDPTGVYFRPEGTTYICGTSPGADRDPDDLPLDEVDHALFDDVIWPTLAHRVPQFEALRVEHAWSGYYEYNVFDHNAIIGYHPDVENCVFANGFSGHGLQQGPATGRGVAELILQGRFVSLDLSALGFERVLENRPVVERNVV